Part of the Candidatus Obscuribacterales bacterium genome, TGGAGATGGCTAAGGTCATACCCCGGTCTTTGAAACTGCCGGTGGGGTTTAACCCATCAAACTTAACGAAAACCTTCACCGATCGCCCCACTTGGGCAGCGATCGCCGGGGCTGGAATTAAGGGCGTATTGCCCTCTAGCAGGGTCACAACGGGTGTT contains:
- a CDS encoding pyridoxal-phosphate dependent enzyme, with the protein product MIPSFSVSNSVDLSSRSWPGLIEAYRPFLPVTEKTPVVTLLEGNTPLIPAPAIAAQVGRSVKVFVKFDGLNPTGSFKDRGMTLAIS